AAGGTCGATCAGAAGCCAGCGACGGCGCAGCACGTCCGCATCGGTTGTCGTGGCGGTCGCGTTTGGCTCTATCCGGTTGGCATAGCGTGAATGCAACAGCGGGTTTATGGTGTTGAGCGTCGCGTAAACCGCAATGCCTTGCCTGTTCAGGCGCACGGCTTCGCTTACCAGCAGGAAACGATGCTCGCGGTCGAAATAGCCGGCAGGGGTTTGCTTCCGTCCGCGTGTCGATAGCGCCCGCAGTTCGATTACGTCATCGGGATTGAACAGCACGGACAAGGTTCGCAGAATTGCATCGGCGTCCGGTTGTGGGATACCGATGCTTGACGGTAGCGCGCTCATGCTGACCGCCATTCAGGATGACGGCGGAATAGCAGAACCAGTGCCGCGAAGCTTAGTGCGCCGTGGTTATAGGCTGCGAGATACAGCGCTTTCTCGCATTGCGCGAGCAATGCCAGCGGGATAAGATGGCTTGTCTGATGTACCTCGAAAGCCGCTGGGTTGCCCGCCCACGGCTTTCTGTCTTTTGTATGCATGGCCGCCTCACTGTGCAGCCAGCGATTGACGCAGCTCGCCGACATTCCAGGCGGTTATGCCTGCAGATAATTTCGTTGGTTTGGGTATGCGCCCGGTTTTCGACCATCGCCAAACGGTTGCGCCAGAAATTGAATAGAGCGATTCGACAATCGGCTGCCTGACAAATCCGCTGCTTGGCAACTGATCAAAATTTTTTAGTGCGTCTGGAATTGTTCCGGCAGCAGAACTCGCGGTGCCCTTTGCCATTGCGTACACCTTCTAGAAGTTGGTTGCGACGCTGGCATTAGACGCGTGAGAGAAATATGCGCGAATTAACTCACAGAACTTTTTTTGGGTGAGGGTTGTTTACGAAGTCGGCGACTTGGCTTTCCCACTTGGGAATCTCGCCGTTGTGCTCATGCAGTTTGAAGGCGTCCCGCATTACATTTGCCCATCTATCGTTCCTGAAGTCGTAGTACATCTTTCGTAATACTTCCGTTGGGTCTGGTGACGTGTAGTCCGATTCCCTTTCTTTGATGAATGACCGCCACGGCTCATCCTTAGCAAGCTGCATTGCTGCCCATTTAACCCCATGCGTGCGGTCGTCCGGCCAGACGATGCGCTCGATTTCTACAACCAGCGCCGCTTTATTAAAGGGAGTCCATTTCGATCTTGCGCCACGTCTCTTTTGCTCTTGAAAGCCAGGCACGAAGTCACGCGCTAACGCCAAGGCCAGCCTGTAGAACATCCCATCGCCAGCCGCAATACCGTAATGCCCGCACAGCAACAGGAGCTTTTCAGTGTCCTCTTTGGAATGTTCGGCAAGTAAGCCGGCTAGTTTTTCTTCTGCCAGCAGCGCCGGAAGCTCTCTGGACTTGATAGGCGTCGCTAAAGCGCCTTCGAATCTCTTTTTCATAGCGTCCCTTCCCGCTGCCCTTGTGAAGGATGCCAAGCCAACCGGCAAGGGTTCCGGCGTTCGCCCCGTCGGGCTAGGCTTGGCAATGCTCAAAAACTGGGAAACTTTTCAGAAGCCCCGCGTACACCCTGATGTCAGCAAAAGGTAAACAAAAAGCAGCCACGCTCTGAGAGCGCGGAGAGAGCATCAGAGAGCAGGAATGTATTAAGGAGTATGAAGGCCGCCGTTAAGCCGCTCTGTTGAATTTCCCGATGACTACCTTACCGCTTGCGCCCATGGCGTCGAGCATGTCCGCCCAGGCCTGCATCATCTGGCGGCGCTCGGGCAGATATTCGGCCTTGTTTGTAAGCGCCTCGTACCTTGTTGGGCTCGACGTGCGCTAGCTGGCGTTCGATGGCATCGGCGCGAAAGCCCGTTTCATTCAAGATCGTTGAGGCGGTAGTGCGGAAGCCGTGCCCGGTCGCGCGCGAGTGATACCCCATGCGGTAGAGCGCATAAAGCATGGTGTTTTCGCTCATGCACTTCGCCGGGTTCGCCTGATTCGGAAATACCCATTTGCTGTACCCGTTCAGCGCGCGTAGCTGCTCGATCACTTCAATCGCCTGACTGGATAGCGGAACGATATGCGCGGCCTTCATCTTCATGCGTTCAGCCGGGATGCGCCACTCTGCCGCCTCAAGATCGAACTCAGGCCATTGCGCAACGGCTTCAGCCACCAGGATCCCGGGTTCATCGATCATGTCGTCAACAAGAAGGCCGACGTGATCCGCGTCTATCTCCCGCCCGATGCGAACACGCTGCTGTCCGAAA
This portion of the Burkholderiales bacterium genome encodes:
- a CDS encoding AlpA family phage regulatory protein; amino-acid sequence: MAKGTASSAAGTIPDALKNFDQLPSSGFVRQPIVESLYSISGATVWRWSKTGRIPKPTKLSAGITAWNVGELRQSLAAQ